In Natronococcus sp. AD-5, the genomic window GACTCGCCGCGGTCGGAGTTCCAGCCGGTCGGACTGCCCGTAATCGGGGGCGCGACGGTGTGATCTCTCGTGTGTTCGGTCATCGGTGATCGGTGATGGATCGACGGCGCGTGCGGTCGATACGAGTCGTCTCCCTTTTCGTTCTCGAGCGTCGCATGGTTTTCGCTCGCCTCTTCGAGACGGCTCTCAAATATAGGACGTCCGAGTTGTAATCCGGCCCCTCCCTCAGAAGCTCGCAAATGGACTCGAGTATTCTATCGATAATATTAGTACAAGGGGAATTCCTCCCCGATTGCAACCGTACTGTATGCGTGTTTGTATGGCTCAATTCAGTCACGAAATCACTCATATCATAAGAAAAGTATTTACTGTAGACCTGAGTAATTTCGGTTAGATGAATTATCCATACGGGAAGTGCCGGGGCTGTGGCGAGCGACTCTTCGGGCACGTCGACGGCGGGTACAGATGCCACAACTGCGAAACGCGGTATCCGTCCGACCGGGCTGGCGACGTTTCCTCGAGCGGATACGAGCTCGACGGCGCTTCCAAGCGTAGCTTCCAGGCGTAAGCGAAACCGCAGACTATTCATACGGCTCTCTCGAACTATCACGTGCGTGCGAGGGTAGCCAAGCGGCCAACGGCGGCGGACTCAAGATCCGCTCTCGTAGGAGTTCGTGGGTTCGATTCCCTCCCCTCGCACTGGCAACCAGTGCGGCAAGAGAGCACCTCTTGCCCTCGCAAAGCATTCTGGCGATAGATGACACCCTCCGAGGAGACGTATCCACAATGGCGGTAATATCCGCCTCGGTTCGACGTGACTGGCGGGAAAATTACGGAACGTGAACGAGCCGCCAGACGCGGAAAACCGGCGCCGCTGCGGCGATTTGCTGCGATAACGACGATCGCGCTACGTCCAGGGAGCTTACTTATCCGATCTGTTCGTAGGTGCGAGCATGAGCGAGGACGCGGTCCGGACGGCGTTCCCCGAACTCGAGGCTATCGAGGACGACGACCTGCGAGCCGGTGTAATCGACGCGTGGGTGACGGCGATCGCGGAGAACGACATCGACGACCTCACCGCGGTTCCGTGGCTGCCGCCGACGCAGCGCGAGTTGACGCTGAACGACGAGTATCTGGTCACCCACGTTCGGGACGTGACCGCCTGCGCCGTCGCGCTCGCGGAGACGCTACTGGAGCGGCGAGAGGGGGCCCTCTCGCTGGATATGGATACCGTCGTTGCGGGGGCTCTCGTCCACGACGTGAGCAAGCTCGCCGAGTTCGACGAGATGGACGAGACGGCCGTCTACAGCCTGCTCGGGCATCCCTACTACGGCGTTCACGTCGTTGCGCGGGCGGGCTTGCCGGTCGAACTCGCACACGTCGTGCTCTCGCACACGAGTCGAACGACGGTCGAACCGGCGATAATAGAAGCGGAACTCGTTAAACGAGCCGACGAGATCGCGGCGGCTGCCATCCGGTGGCGGGCGACCGACGACCTCCGAACCGTGTGATCGAACCCGAGCGGACGGTCGAGACCGCACTCGGAGCGAGAGACCGATTTCGCTATCCGGACCGATCAGGGCCGGAAACAGAAATGCGCGGGGGACCGAATGACGCCGAGGTTCTGCACGGAGCCGTTCGAAAGACGCTCCGCGCCTTTCGTGACTGTGCGGAGCGCTACTCCCGCGAGGTCAGCGAAACCGACGGTTGATGACGAGAGTGTTCCGCTCTCTCGAACCACGCAGGTTCCTGGAGGGAGTTCGATTCCCTCCTCTCGCCCTCTCAATAGTGGGGCAAGACGGACTGTCTCGCCCTCGAAAACTCCTCGCGAAACGGAAGTCCTCGAGCAACGGCGCCGGGCTCGACCGGGACTCCTACTCGAAAGAGGGCCGATACGAAACGCGATACCTTTTCACGCCGGGCCCCTCAGACCGGACGATGAGTGACTCCGACGAGGCTCGTCGAGCCGAGGTCGCCGCCCGTGCGGCCAGGGCGGGCGCAGAGATCGCCGGCGACGCGTTCCGCACGACGCTCGAGGTCGAGCAGAAAGATAATAAGACCGACGTCGTGACGCAGGTCGATCGCGACGCCCAGGTGGCCGTGATCGACGTCGTGCGCGAGGCGTTTCCCGACGATCCGGTCGTCGGCGAAGAGGAGGATGAACTGAAGGAGGTTCCGGAATCGGGCCCGGCGTGGATCGTCGACCCGATCGACGGGACGAACAACTTCGTCAGGGGGATCCGCTCGTTCGGCACCGCCGTCGCGGCGGTCGTCGACGGCGAACCCGTCGGCGCGGCGACGATCTGTCCGGCCCTCTCGGACAGCTACCTGAGCGGTCCGGACGGCGCCGTCCGGAACGACGAACCGCTCTCGGTCAGCGACTGCGCCGATCCGGAGGCGGCGACCGTCTCGCCGACGTTCTGGTGGGACTTCGATCAGCGCGACCAGTACGCCGCCGCGAACCGCGAACTCGTC contains:
- a CDS encoding HD domain-containing protein, with amino-acid sequence MSEDAVRTAFPELEAIEDDDLRAGVIDAWVTAIAENDIDDLTAVPWLPPTQRELTLNDEYLVTHVRDVTACAVALAETLLERREGALSLDMDTVVAGALVHDVSKLAEFDEMDETAVYSLLGHPYYGVHVVARAGLPVELAHVVLSHTSRTTVEPAIIEAELVKRADEIAAAAIRWRATDDLRTV
- a CDS encoding inositol monophosphatase family protein, which produces MSDSDEARRAEVAARAARAGAEIAGDAFRTTLEVEQKDNKTDVVTQVDRDAQVAVIDVVREAFPDDPVVGEEEDELKEVPESGPAWIVDPIDGTNNFVRGIRSFGTAVAAVVDGEPVGAATICPALSDSYLSGPDGAVRNDEPLSVSDCADPEAATVSPTFWWDFDQRDQYAAANRELVSRFGDMRRFGCAQLGLAMVASGALEGITTNLRANPWDTVAGVHLIRQAGGRVTDLEGDRWRHDSDGLVASNGEIHDELLEAARGIDA